One region of Pagrus major chromosome 5, Pma_NU_1.0 genomic DNA includes:
- the fahd2a gene encoding fumarylacetoacetate hydrolase domain-containing protein 2A, with the protein MRLPLRSFCIFRSLFCQKRTTNPQRRGLSGAAMRLVQFRHHGDGGSIRVGVEQGEGLGVVDLKAFDPSMPSTMRELLELGDKGLECAQRALSSGQCVLERSDIQLLSPVLAPEKVVCVGMNYRDHCLEQNAPIPKEPIIFSKFPSAITGPYDDIILPEESQEVDWEVELAFVIGRRGKHIKEEDALSYVAGFTVANDVSARDWQMKRNGKQWLLGKTFDSFCPLGPALVTTDAVKDPHNLGVRCLVNGEAVQSSNTDQMIFKTEALVAWVSKFVTLTPGDVFLTGTPPGVGVFRNPPVFLKKGDVVECQIDKLGSIINKVV; encoded by the exons ATGAGACTTCCCCTTCGCTCCTTTTGCATCTTCAGgagtttattttgtcaaaagCGAACAACAAACCCACAGCGGCGAGGCTTGAGTGGTGCAGCGATGCGTCTGGTGCAGTTTCGTCATCATGGTGACGGTGGGAGCATTAGAGTGGGAGTGGAGCAAGGCGAGGGGCTCGGCGTGGTGGATCTGAAGGCGTTTGACCCCTCCATGCCCTCGACAATGagggagctgctggagctgggagACAAGGGCCTGGAGTGTGCACAGAG aGCCTTGTCTTCCGGTCAGTGTGTGCTGGAGCGATCAGACATCCAGCTGCTGTCTCCTGTGTTAGCCCCAGAGAAGGTGGTGTGTGTGGGTATGAACTACCGGGACCACTGCCTGGAGCAGAACGCCCCGATCCCCAAAGAGCCGATCATCTTCAGCAAATTCCCCAGTGCCATCACCGGGCCATATGATGACATCATTCTGCCCGAAGAGAGCCAG GAGGTAGACTGGGAGGTGGAGCTGGCCTTTGTGATTGGCCGAAGAGGAAAACACATCAAG GAGGAAGACGCTCTCTCCTACGTGGCCGGGTTCACTGTGGCCAATGACGTCAGCGCACGCGACTGGCAGATGAAGCGCAACGGGAAGCAGTGGCTGCTGGGAAAAACGTTTGACAGCTTCTGTCCTCTGGGCCCTGCATTAGTTACCACAGACGCTGTGAAAG ATCCTCACAACCTGGGTGTCCGCTGCCTGGTTAATGGAGAAGCAGTCCAGAGCAGCAACACTGATCAGATGATCTTCAAGACGGAGGCGCTGGTCGCCTGGGTGTCAAA GTTTGTGACATTGACTCCAGGTGATGTGTTCCTGACGGGCACTCCTCCAGGTGTGGGTGTGTTCAGAAACCCTCCCGTCTTTCTCAAG aaAGGAGATGTGGTGGAGTGTCAGATCGACAAGTTGGGCTCAATTATTAACAAAGTCGTCTAA